A window from Solanum stenotomum isolate F172 chromosome 5, ASM1918654v1, whole genome shotgun sequence encodes these proteins:
- the LOC125863667 gene encoding uncharacterized protein LOC125863667 encodes MVTTWNLNSLSKDIADFVIYSRTVKDLWTDLEQRFGQSNGAKLYHLQKEINGLTQRSTDIVGYFTRIKRLWDELDSLNSHINCLCACTCEGKQKIAKSLEDQRLIQFLMGLNDVYSQARGNNLMLNPLPGINHAYSLLLQDENQREAYVNPQIPTNSSSFMACNHHIVG; translated from the coding sequence ATGGTCACCACTTGGAACCTTAATTCCTTGTCCAAAGATATTGCAGATTTTGTTATCTATTCAAGAACTGTGAAGGATCTTTGGACAGATTTGGAGCAGAGGTTTGGTCAATCCAATGGAGCGAAATTATATCACCTGCAAAAGGAAATCAATGGATTAACTCAACGATCTACTGATATTGTAGGATATTTTACTAGGATTAAGAGGCTTTGGGATGAACTTGACTCTCTCAATTCTCATATCAATTGTCTGTGTGCTTGTACCTGTGAGGGAAAGCAGAAAATAGCCAAATCTTTGGAAGATCAAAGACTCATCCAGTTCCTTATGGGACTTAATGATGTTTACTCCCAGGCTAGAGGAAACAATCTTATGTTGAATCCTCTACCTGGAATTAACCATGCCTATTCTCTTCTCCTCCAGGATGAGAATCAGAGGGAGGCATATGTGAACCCTCAAATTCCTACTAATTCCTCATCTTTTATGGCATGTAATCATCATATAGTTGGGTAG